One Candidatus Sulfurimonas baltica DNA segment encodes these proteins:
- a CDS encoding molybdopterin oxidoreductase family protein produces the protein MIKSVCGYCGVGCGLEYDESKLIGDVAYPVNEGKLCSKGVSELVSIDTSTRLLRPQTRDSIDDEYKISSWGDSIRAIAEKVKKTKPKKIGFYLSGQLLTEDYYIANKLGKGFIGTNNVDTNTRTCMSSAVVAYKKSIGADFVPLRMEDIFKSDLLILTGANTAESHVLFHNQIKKAKKQGLKVIVIDPRYTETAKIADLYLPIKASGDIDFFNLISKRLIDEEMYDKEFVDLHVNNFELLQNKFKRVPVTKMLKRTGLSKEQFEWFWMFYKNSKNIITAWTMGLNQSVQGVDKNLALINTHLLTGKIFKPGNGPLSLTGQPNAMGGREVGGLSTMLAVHLGFDVKSINKVSKFWCTNKIYSKPGLTATQMLEADLDLLIICHTDPIYHLPNRHKMEKLIKKIPMVVEINAYDNSETSNFAHIRLPAAPWGEKEGTQTNLDRSITKQEKLSRTSIDCKADWQIFQLLAWELGFEKEFSYKNTKEIFQEYQEMTKLNDYMDIHFANYDELSDKPFVWGENIKGFLTKDKKANLHFVENRLLSEKTSIKYPFVLLTGRTRDQWHSGTKTNLPKTLQKCKALEFVEINSEDAKLLNIKSDDIVTVTSLRGTITTVAVVTDDINRKTIFMPISNRDINYLTNDLLDSESLQPDYNYSAVKITKV, from the coding sequence ATGATAAAATCTGTGTGTGGTTATTGCGGTGTTGGTTGTGGGTTGGAGTATGATGAGAGTAAGCTTATCGGTGATGTTGCATATCCTGTAAATGAGGGGAAGTTATGTTCAAAAGGTGTATCAGAGCTTGTAAGCATTGACACATCGACAAGACTTCTTAGACCACAGACAAGAGATAGCATAGACGATGAGTATAAAATTAGCTCTTGGGGCGACTCTATTAGAGCTATTGCCGAGAAAGTAAAAAAAACTAAACCTAAAAAGATAGGTTTCTATCTCTCGGGACAACTTTTAACAGAAGACTACTATATTGCAAACAAGTTGGGAAAGGGTTTTATAGGTACGAATAATGTAGACACAAACACCCGTACATGTATGTCTAGTGCAGTTGTTGCTTATAAAAAATCAATCGGGGCAGACTTTGTTCCCCTTAGAATGGAAGATATTTTTAAAAGTGACCTTCTTATCCTCACGGGTGCTAATACCGCCGAATCACATGTATTGTTTCACAACCAGATAAAAAAGGCTAAAAAGCAGGGGCTAAAAGTTATTGTGATAGACCCTAGGTATACCGAAACTGCAAAAATTGCTGATTTATACCTTCCCATAAAAGCCAGCGGTGATATAGACTTTTTCAATCTAATCTCAAAGCGGTTGATTGATGAAGAGATGTATGACAAAGAGTTTGTAGACTTACATGTAAACAATTTTGAACTCTTGCAAAACAAGTTTAAAAGAGTTCCTGTAACTAAAATGCTAAAAAGAACCGGATTGAGCAAAGAGCAGTTTGAATGGTTTTGGATGTTTTATAAAAACAGTAAAAATATTATAACAGCATGGACCATGGGTCTTAACCAGTCTGTTCAGGGCGTTGATAAAAATTTGGCACTTATAAACACTCATCTTTTAACTGGAAAAATATTTAAACCTGGAAACGGGCCACTTAGCCTTACCGGTCAGCCTAACGCTATGGGTGGCAGAGAGGTTGGAGGTTTGTCCACTATGTTGGCTGTTCATTTGGGTTTTGATGTAAAGTCTATAAATAAAGTATCAAAGTTTTGGTGTACAAATAAAATTTATAGCAAGCCTGGGCTTACTGCAACGCAGATGCTTGAAGCAGATTTGGATTTGCTTATAATTTGTCACACCGACCCAATCTATCATCTCCCAAACAGACATAAGATGGAGAAGTTAATTAAAAAAATTCCTATGGTTGTGGAGATAAATGCGTATGACAATAGTGAGACTTCTAACTTTGCCCATATAAGATTACCGGCAGCTCCATGGGGTGAAAAAGAGGGTACTCAGACAAACCTAGATAGAAGTATTACAAAGCAAGAGAAGCTCTCTCGAACTTCTATTGATTGTAAAGCTGATTGGCAAATATTTCAACTTTTAGCATGGGAGCTTGGCTTTGAAAAAGAGTTTAGTTATAAAAATACAAAAGAGATTTTTCAAGAGTATCAGGAGATGACAAAGTTAAACGATTATATGGATATTCATTTTGCAAATTATGATGAGTTGTCAGATAAACCTTTTGTTTGGGGTGAAAATATCAAAGGCTTTTTAACAAAAGATAAAAAAGCAAATCTTCATTTTGTTGAGAACAGACTGCTGAGCGAGAAAACAAGTATAAAATACCCTTTTGTTCTTTTGACAGGTCGCACAAGGGACCAGTGGCATAGCGGCACAAAAACAAATCTGCCAAAAACACTGCAAAAGTGTAAAGCACTTGAATTTGTAGAGATAAATAGCGAAGATGCAAAATTGTTAAATATAAAAAGTGATGACATAGTAACGGTCACATCGCTCAGAGGAACAATAACTACTGTAGCTGTGGTAACTGATGACATAAACAGAAAAACTATTTTTATGCCAATTAGTAATAGAGATATAAATTATTTAACCAATGATTTACTAGACAGTGAGTCTTTGCAACCTGACTATAACTACAGTGCAGTGAAAATCACTAAAGTATAA
- a CDS encoding ester cyclase encodes MTNKELISAYYQMWNDKDFDKANIICDKDIRFRGSLDITANGIDGFKEYAQMLIGVFPNLYHAVEMSVYENDMVAIYVTYTGSHEGALFDYAPTGRRICYSGASFFQIRDGKIMSINILGDLNSLHKQLSE; translated from the coding sequence ATGACAAACAAAGAACTAATTAGTGCTTATTACCAAATGTGGAATGATAAGGACTTTGACAAAGCAAATATAATTTGTGACAAAGATATTCGCTTTAGAGGCTCACTCGATATTACAGCGAATGGGATAGATGGTTTTAAAGAGTATGCACAAATGTTGATTGGTGTATTCCCAAACCTTTATCATGCTGTAGAGATGTCGGTATATGAAAATGATATGGTGGCAATTTATGTTACCTATACAGGCTCTCATGAAGGTGCACTATTTGATTATGCACCAACTGGTAGACGAATATGTTATTCTGGCGCTTCTTTTTTCCAAATAAGAGACGGTAAGATAATGAGCATAAATATATTAGGTGATTTAAACTCACTTCATAAACAACTTAGCGAGTAA
- a CDS encoding trypsin-like peptidase domain-containing protein, with product MNTQLILETYIENIIQIMTPYGTGTGFIIDDLIITNSHVVSGLKEVVISSKKVQRTIAKVVYDDPYYDLAFISFNFESPKNPLKLTTKIVENGDSTIAIGHPYGLNYTATEGIVSRASRLQGDLEYIQIDAAINPGNSGGPLLDADGDVIGVNTFIIQNANNLGFSLPYFYVKEALENFKKLNKENIIKCPSCKNLTNEEDIVNDYCPVCGVKLQVAKQRRKGYIPTGATKMMEDILASLNINVTLARRSQASWRIDSGTARVEISYYENGIIIGETKLCAIPNKNIDEIYDYLLNENQKLSYLRFSINENSIYLSYLIIDSSLTLKEGKVALERLLEYSNKYDDILINKYGAVQQKRDEED from the coding sequence ATGAATACTCAATTAATCCTCGAAACATATATTGAAAATATCATACAGATTATGACGCCTTATGGAACCGGTACCGGTTTTATTATAGATGATTTAATCATAACTAACTCACATGTAGTCTCTGGACTAAAAGAGGTCGTAATAAGTTCTAAAAAGGTTCAAAGGACTATCGCTAAAGTTGTTTATGATGATCCATACTATGATTTAGCATTTATCAGCTTTAACTTTGAATCACCAAAAAATCCTTTGAAACTTACAACAAAAATAGTGGAAAATGGAGATAGCACTATAGCTATCGGTCACCCATACGGACTAAACTACACTGCTACCGAAGGTATAGTCTCTAGGGCATCAAGGCTTCAAGGTGATTTAGAGTATATACAGATTGATGCAGCTATAAACCCTGGAAACAGCGGTGGCCCTCTCCTTGATGCCGATGGAGATGTTATAGGTGTAAATACTTTTATAATTCAAAATGCGAATAATTTAGGTTTTTCACTCCCCTATTTTTATGTTAAAGAAGCACTTGAAAATTTCAAAAAATTGAACAAAGAAAATATTATTAAATGTCCATCATGTAAAAATCTCACTAATGAAGAGGATATTGTCAATGACTATTGCCCCGTTTGCGGAGTTAAACTTCAAGTAGCAAAACAACGAAGAAAAGGCTATATTCCAACAGGTGCCACAAAAATGATGGAAGATATACTTGCCTCATTAAATATAAATGTCACTTTAGCAAGAAGAAGTCAGGCATCTTGGAGAATTGATAGCGGAACCGCAAGGGTAGAGATAAGCTATTATGAGAATGGTATTATTATAGGCGAAACAAAACTATGTGCTATTCCAAATAAAAATATAGATGAAATATATGATTATTTGCTTAATGAAAATCAAAAACTCTCATATCTGCGATTTTCTATAAACGAGAACAGCATATATCTATCATACCTTATTATAGACTCATCCTTAACTCTAAAAGAAGGGAAAGTAGCGCTTGAAAGGTTATTAGAATACTCAAATAAATATGATGATATTTTAATAAACAAATATGGCGCCGTGCAACAAAAAAGGGATGAAGAGGATTAA
- a CDS encoding PDC sensor domain-containing protein, with protein MQEFMDIYKNNIKDIENFLVETIFNLGNLSERENKKFINVFKVFPSLELMYVCDEESMLQLSQNIYRNKTSDIPIGRDRNYLLEKVQFDSTNIAISKAYISSATGETCITVAKKENGKIYFLDFNISALLKRLGLIEIHNGFNLVSKSFYFITASIMMVLALFTIGYAMYEFINSLLFKEGLTIELIFKPVIALTLGLAIFDLAKTVFAQEVVFKSYSKNSNAEYKVLTKFSITIIIAMLIESLMVVFKIAIDDYSHMVHAFYLIGGVSVLILALGLFIYFTKKKI; from the coding sequence ATGCAAGAGTTTATGGATATATATAAAAACAACATCAAGGATATAGAAAATTTTTTAGTAGAAACTATTTTCAATCTTGGAAATCTAAGTGAGAGAGAAAACAAAAAGTTTATCAATGTTTTTAAAGTTTTCCCATCTTTGGAGTTAATGTATGTTTGCGATGAAGAGAGTATGCTTCAGCTGTCCCAAAATATATATAGAAATAAAACAAGCGATATACCAATAGGCAGAGATAGAAACTATCTGCTTGAAAAAGTGCAGTTTGACTCTACTAACATTGCAATATCTAAAGCGTATATAAGCAGTGCTACAGGTGAGACTTGTATTACGGTAGCTAAAAAAGAGAATGGCAAAATATATTTTTTAGATTTTAACATCTCCGCCCTGCTTAAAAGACTTGGTTTGATTGAAATTCACAATGGCTTTAACCTTGTAAGTAAAAGTTTTTACTTCATTACTGCAAGTATTATGATGGTTTTAGCACTCTTTACGATTGGTTATGCGATGTATGAATTTATAAATTCACTTCTTTTTAAAGAGGGCTTGACAATAGAGTTGATTTTTAAACCTGTTATTGCACTTACTCTTGGATTGGCAATTTTTGATCTTGCAAAAACTGTTTTTGCACAAGAAGTGGTTTTTAAAAGCTACTCAAAAAACTCCAATGCTGAGTATAAGGTTTTGACAAAATTTTCCATTACTATTATTATAGCCATGCTTATAGAATCTCTTATGGTAGTGTTTAAAATTGCTATAGATGATTACTCGCATATGGTTCATGCCTTTTACCTTATTGGCGGAGTCTCTGTCTTAATACTGGCATTGGGTTTATTTATATATTTTACAAAAAAGAAAATTTAA
- a CDS encoding tetratricopeptide repeat protein — translation MNFLNLKLVIILFAITFNLIASDIEKGARAYINKDYAGAFTMLEPFATNGDERALYMLANMYYAGKGTNQDKQKAVLFWHRAAEGGFLRAEYKLGNAYYKGEGAKLDKAKAFEWYKKSAIHGSAKAQMLLASMYDSGDGVEKNQGEALLWYEKAANSGNLGAQFLLAMKYEKGEGVDKNLEKSFYWYKKAADSGDAGAQSFLASMYESGKGASGDFKKAFYWYEKSAMQGYTRSEHRLGLMYYDGVGMPVDKEKAQYWVKKAADKGDIMAQSSLGAIYCKINQDHNHAEEGHNH, via the coding sequence ATGAATTTTTTGAATTTAAAATTAGTGATAATATTATTTGCAATAACATTTAATTTAATAGCATCAGATATAGAAAAAGGTGCAAGAGCGTATATTAATAAAGATTATGCAGGTGCGTTTACTATGCTTGAGCCATTTGCAACCAATGGTGATGAAAGAGCTCTTTATATGCTTGCTAACATGTATTATGCCGGCAAAGGTACAAATCAAGACAAGCAAAAAGCAGTTCTTTTTTGGCATAGAGCAGCAGAGGGCGGTTTTTTGCGTGCGGAGTATAAACTTGGTAATGCTTACTACAAAGGTGAAGGGGCTAAGTTAGATAAAGCCAAAGCCTTTGAGTGGTATAAAAAATCAGCAATTCATGGAAGTGCAAAAGCACAAATGCTACTTGCGTCAATGTATGATTCTGGAGATGGAGTAGAAAAAAATCAAGGTGAAGCTTTGCTCTGGTATGAAAAAGCTGCAAATAGTGGTAATTTAGGAGCACAGTTTCTTTTGGCAATGAAGTATGAAAAAGGTGAAGGGGTTGACAAGAACTTAGAAAAGTCATTTTATTGGTACAAAAAAGCAGCTGATTCAGGCGATGCCGGAGCACAATCTTTTTTAGCTAGTATGTATGAGAGCGGCAAAGGCGCATCTGGAGATTTTAAAAAAGCATTTTATTGGTATGAAAAATCTGCAATGCAAGGATATACGAGATCTGAGCACAGGCTAGGATTGATGTACTATGATGGGGTTGGGATGCCTGTAGATAAAGAAAAAGCACAATACTGGGTTAAAAAAGCTGCTGACAAGGGGGATATAATGGCACAGTCTTCTCTTGGTGCAATCTATTGTAAAATAAATCAAGACCACAACCACGCAGAAGAGGGGCATAACCACTAA